CCAGCCCGGCATCAGCAAATAGCTGTAACGCCTCAACCGCACCATCAATCCACGCAAAATCGGCGATATCCCATGTATAACCATGATCGTGGGTCAGGGTATTGTCGCGGTCAATAAAGATGGCAGGTTTGTCTATCATGCTGTCCGTAAAGGTTAAGGGTGCCCGAAGCGGTAAAAGAATAATCACAGGTTCGTTTTCAGCGATTGTTAATCTATTATATAGTCAATAGTTGGCAGATCGCCAGTTCATCCTTGCTTTGATCTTAGTTGGTACATGCGGGCTGGTGCATGTGGGTTGGTACATATGGGTGGGGGTTACGATTGCCCATTCGGGCGGCATGCGGTACGACTATACCGCGTTCATGCTGTTATGGACGTAGGTTGATATTTTACGGACTTGGTATTGTAAGGCGTGACCATGAAGTTAAACCCCGACTATTCGGTTTTTGATGGCAATATGTTTGTGCAGCTTCGGGCTTTGCTGGCCGATGTAGCCTTGCCAGAAAATAAACCCATGCTTGATCTGTCGATTGGCGAGCCGCAATTACCGGTGTCATCAATACTGACCGATGGGGTTCAGTCATATAATAACGGCTGGCAATTTTATCCAAAAGCCAATGGCACCCCCCGTTTTCGTGCAACCATCGGTGATTATATCGCGCGGCGCTGGCCGGCGGCAGCCGGACTGGTTGATGTCGATAGGGCGATCGCGCCCGTCACCGGCACACGCGAACCGCTTTTCATGTTGGGCAATCTGGTGCAGGGTACAAAGCCTGATCCGGTGGCGCTGGTGACCAACCCGTTCTATCACGCCTGGCGTGCAGGCGGGCTGGCCAGTGGTAGCGAGATTGTCTTTATGAATAGTGATGCGGGGCATAATTTCCTGCCGGATCTGGATGCGATCAGCGTGGAAATATATACACGCACAACGATCATGTATCTGTGTAGCCCGACCAATCCGCATGGCTATGTGATGGATATTGACTATCTGAAAAAGGCGCTTGGTCTGGCGCGGCGCTATGATTTTCTGCTGGTGCTGGATGAATGTTATGCGGATATCTGGCGCGGTTCGCCCCCTACGGGTTTGCTGGAAGCAGCGGCAGCCTTGGTGCCGGATAGTGGCGACGATGATCCTTTACATAATATGGTGATATTGAATTCACTGTCGAAGCGGTCTGGTGCGGCGGGTATCCGCGCTGGTTTCATGGCTGGCGACAGCTCGGTGATAGAGCTGTATCTGAAGCTGATTGGTAATGGCGGGTCGCTGGTGCCGACACCATTGCTGGAAGTTGCCAGCGATCTATATGCAGATGAAGCGCATGTTGCCAAAATTAGGGCACATTATGACCATTCTTTTGCCCTAGCCGAACAGCATCTTGGCATCACCGCCCCACCTGGCGGTTTCTTTCTGTGGTTGCCGGTTGAGGATGATATAGAGTTTGTAAAACGACTAATGGCTGAACAAGCGGTAAAAGCCATTCCCGGATCATATATGGGCGTTGAAACAGCGGCAGGTAATCCAGGGCGTGGATATGTAAGGCTGGCTTTGGTGCATGAACATGCGGTGATCGATCAGGCATTGGCACGTATTGCCACTTTATATCAGGCGAAATAGACATAAAGTGACTTAAATTGACATGCGCACCCACGGTACATGGCTGTAATATTCAGGTGAAATAAATACTGGCGATAACATATACTGGCGCAACTTGATAACCGCCGACATAGAATGGAACTATCAGCATAGATATGCAGGACGAAACCGAAAAGAAGCCACTTTTATCCACCGCGGTTGCCCGCTTTCTCCAGCATCGCCTGATGGAGCTGGTTGGCCTGTGCCTGTTTGGGCTGGGCTGTCTGGTCATGGCCGCGCTAATTATGTCGTATGCTACCGATCCCGGGCCGAATGTGTCATCAACTTCGAATGTGCGCCACCAACTTGGTTCGATAGGGGCTAATCTAGCTGATGGTCTTATCGCTTCGATAGGTTGGGCGTCTTTTGCTTTGGCCGCGATACCGATTCTGTGGGGTATAAGGTTAATCCGCAAGCGGGTTATCACCCATTTTCGTGTCCGTTTCTTTATGGTGCCATTTTCGTTGATATTGCTGACAGTGGCGTTGCAGGGCATAACACCGGACGGATATGCAGTTGCTGCCAGTCAACAGCCTGGTAAAGCTATTGGAGGCATGATTGGTTCGACACTATTACATAATGCGGTCAAGTTAGCGGAGCCATTACCAGAATTTTTAGGCTTTGGCACAGCGCATTATCTGGGGCTAGCTTTTGGTGTTTTCGGTGTCTGGAGCTGGCTGTGGTCAGCCGCCCTGTCACGCCAGCAATGGCTGGGGCTGGGACGTGTGACGGGGCGTATAAGCGCGGGCATAAAAAGCGTGTTTGGCGCGGCTGGCAATCTGGTGGCGCGTGACGAAAGCGTTGAAAAGCCAGTCAAGAAAGCCAAGCCAAAACGGAACAAGAAAACGCGTCAGGAACCGGTTCTGGTGGCAGGTGCCAGCACCGATGATGCCGAAGCCAAAACCGACGGACGCGTGACCAAAGCCGGCAATGGCAAACAGACAGTGCTTGATTTTGATGCCGCTACAGGATTCAAATTGCCGCCACAGAAGCTGTTACAGGCACCAGGTAAAAGCGCATCAGCGCCCGCCAAGGCAGTGTTACAGGAACATGCCAATATGCTGGAAACCGTACTGTCTGATTTCAGCGTCAAAGGCAATATCGCTGATGTGCGTTATGGCCCTGTGGTCACCCGCTATGATCTGAATCCGGCACCTGGCACAAAATCACAAAGGGTGATTTCGCTGGCTGATGATATTGCCCGTTCGATGAGCGCGATTTCGGTGCGGGTTGCGGTTGTGCCAGGCCAGAATGTGATTGGCATCGAATTACCTAATGAAGACCGGCAAACGGTGATTTTGCGTGATGTTCTGGATAGTGCTGTCTGGCGTGAGAATAACAATGCCTTGCCGATGGCGCTTGGTAAGGATATTGCGGGCGCGCCAATTGTTGTCGATCTGGCCAAAATGCCGCATTTGCTGGTCGCAGGCACCACCGGATCGGGTAAGTCGGTTGGGATCAATGCGATGATCCTGTCCTTGCTTTATCGCCATACACCAGAGTCCTGC
This window of the Candidatus Puniceispirillum marinum IMCC1322 genome carries:
- a CDS encoding FtsK/SpoIIIE family DNA translocase — encoded protein: MQDETEKKPLLSTAVARFLQHRLMELVGLCLFGLGCLVMAALIMSYATDPGPNVSSTSNVRHQLGSIGANLADGLIASIGWASFALAAIPILWGIRLIRKRVITHFRVRFFMVPFSLILLTVALQGITPDGYAVAASQQPGKAIGGMIGSTLLHNAVKLAEPLPEFLGFGTAHYLGLAFGVFGVWSWLWSAALSRQQWLGLGRVTGRISAGIKSVFGAAGNLVARDESVEKPVKKAKPKRNKKTRQEPVLVAGASTDDAEAKTDGRVTKAGNGKQTVLDFDAATGFKLPPQKLLQAPGKSASAPAKAVLQEHANMLETVLSDFSVKGNIADVRYGPVVTRYDLNPAPGTKSQRVISLADDIARSMSAISVRVAVVPGQNVIGIELPNEDRQTVILRDVLDSAVWRENNNALPMALGKDIAGAPIVVDLAKMPHLLVAGTTGSGKSVGINAMILSLLYRHTPESCRMIMIDPKMLELSVYDGIPHLLSPVVTDPSKAVVALKWAVREMENRYRNMAKMGVRNITGYNDRLAEARAKGETLTRRVQTGFDPETGKPIHEEEILDLAPLPYIVVLIDEVADLMLVAGKEIEAAVQRLAQMARAAGIHVIMATQRPSVDVITGTIKANFPTRISFQVTSRIDSRTILGEQGAEQLLGRGDMLFMEGGGRVMRVHGPFVQDGEVEAVANFLRLQGEPEYDERVVADAEDDNGGGGGAMDGVLPTGNSLYEQAVQLVVREQKASTSFVQRHLKIGYNRAATIIEEMESNGIISAANHVGKRDVLITDEADNGF
- a CDS encoding aminotransferase class I/II-fold pyridoxal phosphate-dependent enzyme, whose amino-acid sequence is MKLNPDYSVFDGNMFVQLRALLADVALPENKPMLDLSIGEPQLPVSSILTDGVQSYNNGWQFYPKANGTPRFRATIGDYIARRWPAAAGLVDVDRAIAPVTGTREPLFMLGNLVQGTKPDPVALVTNPFYHAWRAGGLASGSEIVFMNSDAGHNFLPDLDAISVEIYTRTTIMYLCSPTNPHGYVMDIDYLKKALGLARRYDFLLVLDECYADIWRGSPPTGLLEAAAALVPDSGDDDPLHNMVILNSLSKRSGAAGIRAGFMAGDSSVIELYLKLIGNGGSLVPTPLLEVASDLYADEAHVAKIRAHYDHSFALAEQHLGITAPPGGFFLWLPVEDDIEFVKRLMAEQAVKAIPGSYMGVETAAGNPGRGYVRLALVHEHAVIDQALARIATLYQAK